A genomic region of Rheinheimera sp. MMS21-TC3 contains the following coding sequences:
- a CDS encoding transposase: protein MARRKRILITGMPYHVVQRGHNRANCFYDEADKACYLSILARHLTAYGVQLHAFVLMSNHVHLLLTANQDGMISKLIQNLGRDYVHYFNKRYQRVGTLWDGRFKDSLVDTDQYFLTCQRYIELNPVRAGMVLHPADYHWSSYHANASGVNISIVTPHRVYLNLADTLEQRLVNYRALFELGISDKDLNAIRSALNHNYPLADEGFIAALTNKYNVSFGRRLKGRPCK, encoded by the coding sequence ATGGCGCGTAGAAAGAGAATTTTAATAACTGGAATGCCTTACCATGTTGTACAGCGTGGTCATAATCGCGCTAATTGTTTTTATGATGAGGCTGATAAAGCCTGTTATTTGTCTATATTGGCTAGACACCTTACTGCTTATGGAGTGCAATTACATGCCTTTGTATTGATGAGTAATCATGTTCATTTGTTATTAACGGCTAACCAAGATGGCATGATTTCAAAGCTGATACAGAATTTAGGGCGTGATTATGTTCATTATTTTAATAAGCGCTATCAACGCGTGGGGACATTATGGGATGGTAGATTTAAAGATAGTTTGGTAGACACTGATCAATATTTTCTTACTTGTCAGCGTTATATTGAGTTAAACCCTGTTCGAGCCGGTATGGTTTTGCACCCTGCTGATTATCATTGGTCTAGTTACCACGCTAATGCTAGCGGAGTAAATATTAGCATTGTTACTCCGCATCGGGTGTACTTAAACTTAGCTGACACTTTAGAGCAACGATTAGTAAATTATCGGGCGTTATTTGAGCTTGGTATTTCTGATAAAGATCTTAATGCCATTCGTTCGGCGCTTAATCATAATTATCCTTTAGCGGATGAAGGTTTTATTGCTGCACTTACTAACAAATATAATGTGAGCTTTGGCCGCAGGCTTAAAGGCCGGCCATGTAAATAA